In Desulfosalsimonas propionicica, one DNA window encodes the following:
- a CDS encoding fluoride efflux transporter FluC: MITRILLLSAAGAAGTLCRYGLAGLVHRFAGAGFPWGTLAVNITGCFLAGAGWAFFESRWPAAGQARIVVMIGFMGAFTTFSSYILETQQLMRAAEWLPAAGNFLLQNGLGFLALLCGVSLIRWI; the protein is encoded by the coding sequence ATGATTACACGGATTCTTTTGCTTTCCGCTGCCGGTGCCGCCGGAACCCTGTGCCGCTACGGACTGGCCGGGTTGGTGCACCGGTTTGCCGGCGCGGGTTTTCCCTGGGGAACCCTTGCGGTTAATATCACGGGCTGCTTTCTGGCCGGTGCCGGCTGGGCTTTTTTTGAAAGCCGGTGGCCTGCGGCCGGCCAGGCGCGAATTGTTGTGATGATTGGATTTATGGGGGCCTTTACCACCTTTTCCTCATATATTCTTGAAACCCAGCAGCTGATGCGTGCTGCGGAATGGCTGCCGGCTGCTGGAAACTTTCTGCTGCAAAACGGCCTTGGCTTTCTTGCCCTGCTCTGCGGCGTCAGCCTGATACGCTGGATTTAA
- a CDS encoding M48 family metallopeptidase produces the protein MQGRLIKKIFTLCFVCCLAAACATVPITGRRQMSLIPADTILSMSYQQYDAFLAEHEPVRDTKEAAMVRKVGRDIADAVETYMRQNGMKEQLQQYDWEFQLVEDDAVNAWCMPGGKVVVYSGILPVARGKHGLAVVMGHEIAHAVANHGNERMSQGMLAQMGGIALSEALKTHPATTQQLWMTAYGVGTQVGLMLPYSRLHEKEADRMGLIFMAMAGYDPRVAEDFWARMAAQKEGGAPPEFLSTHPADDTRMANIRRMIPEAMQYYRQGQ, from the coding sequence ATGCAAGGCCGTTTGATCAAAAAAATTTTCACCCTGTGCTTTGTCTGCTGTCTGGCTGCCGCATGTGCCACTGTTCCCATCACCGGCCGCAGACAAATGAGCCTGATTCCTGCCGATACCATTCTCTCCATGAGCTATCAGCAGTATGATGCATTTCTGGCCGAGCATGAACCGGTCCGGGACACCAAAGAGGCGGCAATGGTCCGGAAAGTGGGACGTGATATTGCCGATGCAGTGGAGACTTACATGCGGCAAAATGGCATGAAAGAACAGCTGCAGCAGTATGACTGGGAATTTCAACTGGTGGAAGACGACGCGGTCAATGCCTGGTGCATGCCCGGGGGCAAAGTGGTTGTCTATTCCGGCATTCTGCCCGTGGCCCGCGGAAAACACGGGCTGGCCGTGGTCATGGGCCATGAGATCGCCCATGCCGTGGCCAACCACGGAAACGAGCGTATGAGCCAGGGGATGCTGGCCCAGATGGGGGGCATCGCCCTTTCCGAAGCATTAAAAACCCACCCGGCCACCACCCAACAGCTCTGGATGACCGCTTACGGGGTTGGCACACAGGTGGGTCTGATGTTGCCCTACAGCCGGCTCCACGAAAAGGAGGCAGACCGGATGGGTCTGATCTTCATGGCCATGGCCGGCTATGACCCGCGGGTGGCCGAAGATTTCTGGGCCCGGATGGCCGCACAGAAAGAAGGCGGGGCGCCTCCGGAATTTTTAAGCACCCACCCGGCCGATGATACCCGCATGGCCAACATCCGGCGCATGATCCCCGAGGCCATGCAGTACTACAGGCAGGGGCAATGA